In Pelosinus sp. UFO1, one genomic interval encodes:
- the ddlA gene encoding D-alanine--D-alanine ligase, protein MEKKNIAILFGGNSTEHEVSLQSAKNVIGAIDKEKYEITLIGIDKDGQWYLCDNEDFLVNEHNPKEIKLKHTEISVVLQQGKVEQQLLCFGKTSFTKSIDVVFPILHGACGEDGTVQGLLKLANLAFVGPSLLGSAIGMDKDVTKRLLRDAGIPTAKCLTYKKWEQGKMKFTKVVEELGLPIFVKPANLGSSVGINKVRNEDEFCKAIQEAFAFDSKILLEEFIQGQEIECAVLGNETPDASILGAVIPQQDFYSYDAKYIDDKGANLQIPAQLSSELTYRMQELAKKAFQVLCCEGMARVDFFLTKESAIYINEINTIPGFTAISMYPKLWEYSGIAYKDLIDKLIQLALERYQREEALQKKYF, encoded by the coding sequence ATGGAAAAGAAGAATATTGCCATATTGTTTGGTGGAAATTCAACAGAACATGAAGTTTCTTTGCAATCAGCAAAGAATGTAATTGGCGCAATTGATAAAGAAAAATATGAAATTACTTTAATTGGTATAGACAAAGATGGACAATGGTATTTATGTGATAATGAAGATTTTTTGGTCAATGAGCATAACCCAAAAGAAATTAAACTGAAACATACGGAGATTTCTGTTGTCTTACAGCAAGGGAAGGTAGAACAACAACTTTTGTGCTTTGGAAAAACCAGTTTTACAAAAAGTATTGATGTGGTTTTTCCTATCCTCCATGGGGCATGTGGCGAGGATGGAACAGTACAAGGGTTGTTAAAACTAGCCAATTTAGCTTTCGTAGGCCCTAGTCTTTTGGGTTCAGCGATTGGTATGGATAAGGATGTTACGAAACGCTTACTCAGAGATGCTGGAATCCCCACTGCGAAATGTTTGACATACAAAAAGTGGGAGCAGGGCAAGATGAAATTTACTAAGGTAGTAGAAGAATTAGGGCTGCCGATTTTTGTGAAACCTGCCAACCTTGGCTCTTCAGTAGGAATTAATAAGGTCAGAAATGAAGATGAATTCTGTAAGGCGATTCAAGAAGCCTTTGCCTTTGATAGTAAAATCTTGCTAGAGGAGTTTATCCAGGGGCAGGAGATTGAATGTGCCGTTTTAGGCAATGAAACTCCCGATGCTTCTATCCTCGGAGCAGTGATTCCGCAACAAGATTTTTACTCCTACGATGCAAAATATATTGATGATAAAGGAGCCAACTTGCAAATTCCTGCACAACTTTCAAGTGAATTGACTTATAGGATGCAAGAGCTTGCTAAAAAAGCCTTCCAAGTGTTATGCTGTGAAGGAATGGCTCGGGTTGATTTTTTCTTAACGAAAGAATCTGCAATTTATATTAATGAGATTAATACAATCCCAGGTTTTACAGCAATCAGCATGTATCCTAAGCTTTGGGAATATAGTGGCATTGCTTATAAAGACCTAATTGATAAACTAATTCAGCTAGCTTTAGAAAGATATCAAAGAGAAGAAGCATTACAAAAAAAATATTTTTAA
- a CDS encoding universal stress protein, translating into MFDKILVPVDGSEAAWRALDYACALGKQFHSRISIVHVVQAHYTLPTIGINGEVPFLSINIEEVETTGYKIIELAKERMAEYPNFEATLEFGHPAERVLSLVKNDSYDLIVIGSRGLSGISEFFLGSISANVSQYSPIPVMIVK; encoded by the coding sequence ATGTTTGATAAAATTTTGGTCCCTGTTGATGGCTCTGAGGCAGCCTGGCGTGCTTTAGATTATGCCTGTGCATTAGGAAAGCAATTCCATAGTAGGATCAGTATTGTTCATGTGGTGCAGGCCCATTATACCCTACCAACCATTGGGATCAATGGTGAAGTACCTTTTCTCTCTATTAATATTGAGGAAGTGGAAACAACAGGTTATAAAATCATTGAACTGGCAAAGGAAAGAATGGCTGAATACCCTAACTTTGAAGCCACTTTAGAATTTGGCCATCCAGCAGAACGTGTATTATCCCTTGTCAAAAACGATAGTTATGATTTAATTGTTATCGGCTCAAGAGGTCTGAGTGGCATTAGTGAATTTTTCTTAGGCAGTATTAGTGCGAATGTATCTCAGTATTCTCCTATCCCTGTCATGATTGTCAAGTAA